The Acidobacteriota bacterium genomic interval CTTGGCGGCGCGACGCTTGGCGGCCATCTCTTCGCCATGCCGGCGGCCCCTCCTGGCGAGCAGTGCGGGCTAGCCGATCAGTGCTTTCCCCTCCAGTTCGGACAGCAGTTTCTTCAGAGTCTCTTGCGGGTCTCCGGAAGCGTCAACCAGCGTGATCCGGTCCGGATCCCGCTCTGCCAAGAGTCGATATCCCTCCCGGACCCGCCGGTGGAACCGCATGGTCTCCGCTTCGAAGCGGCCCCAGGCCTGGTTGCCCTCGACGGCATTCCTCCTGCGGGCGCGAGCCAACCCGGATTCCACTTCCAGATCCAGGATCAGGGTCAGATCGGGCATGCGGATCCGGAGAGGATGTGCGAGTTCATCGACCAGCGAGAATCCGATGCCGCGGGCGTAACCCTGGTAGGCCAGCGTCGCGGCGTGGTAGCGATCGCAAAGGACCGTTCGCCCCTGCCGGAGCGCCGGTTCGATCACCTCCGCCAGATGCTGAAAACGGTCCGCCAGGTACAAGAGCAGTTCGGCCTCGGCCTCCCGGCCGGGTCCCTTGGATTCCAGGAGGATGCGGCGCAGGCGCGAACCGAAGGGAGTGCCGCCCGGCTCCCGGGTCACGACGGTGGGAATATCGCGTCTCCTGAACTCTTCCGACAGCAGCGACAACTGCAGCGTTTTTCCCGAACCCTCGATGCCTTCGAGTGCTATGAATCGGCCCACGGATCCCCCGCCGATGCCGAGTTGCAGGCCTTCCGGCTGGTCCTGAAACAAGGGTTGCACATAGTACCATACGGCCCGGCGGGTGCAGGTTGCCGGATCTGCCGCTCACTCGTTGATTTCGAAGAGCGTTCACTGTTTGCCCTCGGATATACTGGCTGCCGATGCAGGATTTGAGATCCCGACTGGACAGTCTGCTGGCCGAAATCGACCGGACGGCGCGGTCCTGCGGCCGGGACGGGCGCGACATTCAGCTTCTGGCCGTGACCAAGGTGTTTCCCGCCGCGGTCGTTTCACACGCCGTCGCGGCCGGGCAGACACGGTTCGGCGAGAATCGCGTTCAGGAGGCCGCGGCCAAGATTCCCGCCGTCGACGATTCCGCACTGGAGTGGCATCTGATCGGCCATCTCCAATCCAACAAGGTGCGCCGTGCGGTCCAGCTCTTCGACGTGATCCAGACCCTGGACAGTGAGAAGCTCATCTCCAGGGTGGCCCGATGCGCCCGGGAGATGGGAAAGGCTCTCGCCGTCTACATCCAGGTCAATCTGGGCCGGGAGACACAGAAATACGGCGTCGACCCCGCCACCGTGGGACAGCTCGTAAGGCTGGTGGACCGGTCGCCGCCCCTGGTTCTCCAGGGCTTGATGGCCATTCCACCCTATGCCGCGGACCCGGAAGCGTCGAGACCCTATTTTCGGCAGTTGGCCCGATTGGCCCGGGAAATCAGCCGATCCCGGCCGGAGCCCGTCACCGGCCTTTCCATGGGAATGAGCCACGACTATCGCGTGGCCATCGAGGAAGGGGCCACCTTGCTCAGGGTCGGGTCGAAGCTGTTCGGAAAACGTCCCTCTTGAGGGGCCGTTTTCGGTTCCAGTCTGGAGGTTCCGGGTTCCGGAGGAACTGATCGGAGGAACCGGAGGTGCGGCTTCAACCCCAAGTGCCGCCGCCGGCGGTTCGCAGCTCATCCTGTCAGGGGCCCCTGCTACAATCCGCCGCACTTTTTGTGAAAATTAAATAATTCACTTGTTGGGAGGGGAGCATGGGGAAGCTGGCGGAAGCGGTATCGGGGTCTCGGATCGGGCTTGAGCATCATTTCTCCAGACCCGACATCCATCCCTTCGATGACGTGGAATGGGAGACGCGTTCCGCTGAAATCAAGGATTGGAAGACGGGCAAGGTCAGTTTCCGCCAGGACGATCTGGAGTTTCCCAAGTTCTGGTCCCAACGGGCCACCGACATCGTTTCCAGCAAATACTTCCGCGGCCATCTGGGCACCCCCGGGCGGGAGCGGAGCGTCAAGCAGCTCATCGGGCGCATCGTCGACACCATCACGGGTTGGGGTTCCAAGATGGATTACTTCGACTCGGACGCCGACGCCAAGACCTTCAACCACGAGTTGAGCTACCTGCTGCTGCACCAGGTCGCGGCGTTCAATTCGCCGGTTCAGTTCAACGTCGGGATCAAAGAGAAGCCCCAGTGCTCCGCCTGCTTCATCAACACCGTGGACGATTCCATGGAGCACATCATGAAGCTGGCCCGGACCGAAGCCACCATCTTCAAGGGTGGGTCCGGCTCGGGCGTGAACCTGTCCAAGATCCGCGCCTCCACGGAACCCCTCGCCGCCGGCGGCTTCGCTTCCGGTCCCGTCTCCTTCATGCGGGGATACGACAGCTTCGCCGGAGCGATCAAAAGCGGCGGCGCAACGCGCCGGGCCGCCAAGATGGTCATCCTGGACGCCGAACATCCCGACATCGAGGAATACATCTGGTGCAAGGCCAAGGAGGAGAAGAAGGCTCAGCAGCTCATCGAATTGGGATACGACGACTCCATCGATGGAGAGGCCTACCGGTCCGTCCAGTTCCAGAACGCCAACAACAGCGTCGGAGTGACCGATGAATTCATGAAGGCCGTGATTTCCGACGGCGAGTGGCGAACCCGGCGGGTCATCGACGGCAAGGTCGACCGCGTCTACAAGGCTGCCGATATGATGCAGTGGATTGCCGAAGCGACTTGGCAGTGCGGCGATCCCGGCCTGCAATTCAAGACCACTCTCAATGAGTGGCACACCAGTCCCAACGCGGGCCCCATCAACGCTTGCAATCCCTGCTCCGAGTACGTCTTCCTCGACAACTCGGCATGCAATCTGGCCTCCCTGAACTTGATGAAGTTCCTGAAGCCGGACGGACAGTTCGACACCAAGTCCTTCCGCCATGCCGTATCCGTCTTGATCCTGGCTCAGGAGATCATCGTCGACAACTCCAGCTATCCCACCGAAGAGATCGAAGAGATCAGTCACGATTTCAGGACGTTGGGATTGGGATACGCGAATCTGGGAGCGTATTTGATGGCGCAGGGGCTGTCCTACGACAGCGACCAGGCGCGGAACACGGCCGCCGCCATCACCGCGCTGATGACGGGACAGGCCTACTTGACCAGCGCCCGGATCGCGGAGCGCATGGGGACTTTCGCCGGGTTCGAGAGCAACCGCATTCCCATGATGGGTGTCATCCACAAGCACCGGAGCGCCCTCACCCAGATCGATTCGGCCCTGGTGCCCATGAACCTTCTCCACGCCGGCATGGAGGTTTGGGACAAAGCCATCGAGAAGGGGACTCAATCGGGCTTCCGGAATGCCCAGGTGACCCTGCTGGCCCCGACGGGGACCATCGCCTTCATGATGGACTGCGACACCACCGGCATCGAGCCGGACTTCTCACTGGTGAAGATCAAGAAGCTGGTCGGTGGAGGCACCCTCAAAATCGTCAACCACACCATTCCCCGGGCTCTCCGGACTCTGGGGTACGACGAGGGTGAGCAGAAGGCGATTCTGGACTACATCAACCGGAAGGATACGGTAGAGGGTGCGCCCAACCTGGTGAGGGACCATCTCCCCGTGTTCGATTGCGCGGACACTCCGGCGAATGGGGTCCGCTCCATTCATCCCATGGGGCACATCAAGATGTGCGGCGCCGTGCAGCCCTTTCTCTCCGGAGCGATTTCCAAGACGGTCAACCTGCCCAATTCGGCCACGGTCGAGGAGATCAAGGACGCCTATATCCAGGGCTGGAAACACGGGATGAAGTCCGTCTCCATCTATCGGGACGGATGCAAGCTGGTCCAGCCGCTGTCGACCAAGGACAGCAGCCGCCAGGCTCTCGCGGCTCAGCACCGGAACATGCCCAAGGATCATCCGGCGCTGCAGCATGAATTCCGAATTCGTGGTTTCAAGGGTTTCCTGACCATGGGGATGTATCCGGAAGACGAAGAGTTGGGCGAGATCTTCGTCAATTTTTCGAAGCAGGGATCGACGCTGCAAGGCATGGCCATGGCGTGGGCCATCGCCATTTCCATGGGGGTTCAACGCGGAGTGCCCATCGAAGACTATATCCGCATGTTCTCTCACATGAGCTTCGAGCCGGCAGGGTTTACCGACAATCCCCAGATTCCCTTCGCCACGTCCATTCCCGATTACGTGGTCCGGTACTTGGCGAGCCGGTTCCTCGACACCGAGATTCAGGAGGAGCTCGGGATCCATCAGGTCCGGCCCAACGGCAGTGTCCAGGATGGCGTCCAGGTGAGTTTCTCCGAGTACTCGCGGTCTGCCGAACCGGCCAGCCCGTCGGGAAAGCTGGTGGAGGATGTTCGGGCAGACTCGCCCGCCTGCCTCCAGTGCGGGAACCTGATGCAGCGGAACGGAAACTGCTACGTGTGCACCGTCTGCGGCACCACGTCGGGATGTAGTTGAAGCCTCTTGGCGGCTAGAACGGAGACTTGAACTCTTTCGAAAGTCCGAAGACCACGCCGTAGGACGGGTCGGTGTCTCGCAGCCCGGCAAAGCCGCCCAGATCCAGGTAGATTCCTCCCACCCGGACCTCCAGGGCAATCCGCATCCTCTTTTGTTGCTCGGTTCCGATGCCCGATCGACTGGCAATGATGTCGGGTGACACCGGAATTCCCGTGTGGCGGCCGGACCCGGCCCTTCCGTAGAAATCGCCCACCAGATTGATCTTGGAAGTGATCGGGTAGATCATCCCCACCCCGTACAGGACCAGGTCGTCTTGGGCCGCCGCATCCAACGGATCCCCCAAGAGCGCGAGACCCATATTGATGAAGCCCCTCAGGCGGCCGAAACTCCGCTCCATGACGAGCGCGGAGAAGATGTTCGTCACGTCATTTCCGATGCCGGTCTCGTTCGATGCGATGGGAATCTGGGCGAGGAAGTGCAGTCCCATCGCCGGCCAACCGTTCTTCTCGTCCAGGAAACGGACCTTGGAACCGACGAAAAGGTCGCCATAGTCGCTGGTCGAGTTTCCGGAAAAGGCGAGTTTTTCCGTGTGCGGAGCGGGGAACCTCTCGGAAATGCCCAAGGATTCCTGAACGGTCCAGCCCATCTGGAGTTCGGCTTTGGGTCCGACCCCAAAGCGCAGATCGCAGACACCGGCGCGGGTCAAGTTCCCCTTCAGCCCCGAGAGCCGGAAAGTGGCGTCCTGGAAGTGCTCGAAGCCGAGTCCGAAGCGGGTCATTCCTTCGGGAACGGTGCTGGCGGGTTCCGTGTGCAGCGGACGTTCCTGAGCAAACAGGGATCCGGAGAGGAGGACGAGCGCCGGCAGGACCGCGATCCGCTTCATCCGGGGGAGTGTATGGACGCCTCCGAGGCGAGTCAACTTGCCCGCATTTCTCGCCAGGGGGCGTGACGATCGCGCAGGATTTTTGCCCTCAGCGCGTGCTCGCGACCGAGAGCGTAGTGGTGACTACGTTTGAGGGAGTACGTGCGCGCTGAGGGCGAAAAGACCAGCGAGCGCGCGCCCAGCGCAGTCTGTCCCGGAGAAACTATGGAAAAACCTCCGTAAATGTTCAAAAAAATCTTTTTCATCGTACGCATAGCGACCTGGTGAGAAATGCGGGCTAGGGCCAGACGCGGGACCGCGGACGATGGATGGCCGGCCGCTGTTAACCGAACACTTCCTTGACCTTGCCGAAGAAACCCTCGTTGTCCCGGCTCGACTTCTCGATGGTGTCCAATTGGAGCAGCAACTCCCGTTGTTCCCGGCTCAGCCGCTTCGGAAAGGTGACCTTGATTCTGACAAACTGATCCCCGCGGCCGTGTCCTCGAAGACTCATGACTCCGCGCCCCCTGAGACGGAAGACCGTACCGGGTTGCGTGCCTTCGGGCAGCCGCAATTTTTCCGTTCCCTGCAATGTCGGGACCACCAGTTCTGTTCCCAGCGCGGCCTGAACGAAACTCACCGGAACCTCGCAGTGAAGGTCGTTCTGATCCCGGCTGAAAAAGGGGTGTTCCTCGACGGAAAGGACCACGTAGAGGTCTCCCGAAGGTCCCTTGTTGGGCCCGGCCTCTCCTTCGCCGACGATGCGCAGCTTCGAACCCTGGTCCACGCCAGGCGGAATCTTGATCTCCAGGACCTTCTCCCGCTGAATCCGACCCGCCCCGTGGCACTGGCGGCACCGGTTCTTGACGATCCGTCCCGAGCCCTGGCATTGGGAACAG includes:
- the tmk gene encoding dTMP kinase encodes the protein MQPLFQDQPEGLQLGIGGGSVGRFIALEGIEGSGKTLQLSLLSEEFRRRDIPTVVTREPGGTPFGSRLRRILLESKGPGREAEAELLLYLADRFQHLAEVIEPALRQGRTVLCDRYHAATLAYQGYARGIGFSLVDELAHPLRIRMPDLTLILDLEVESGLARARRRNAVEGNQAWGRFEAETMRFHRRVREGYRLLAERDPDRITLVDASGDPQETLKKLLSELEGKALIG
- a CDS encoding YggS family pyridoxal phosphate-dependent enzyme; this translates as MQDLRSRLDSLLAEIDRTARSCGRDGRDIQLLAVTKVFPAAVVSHAVAAGQTRFGENRVQEAAAKIPAVDDSALEWHLIGHLQSNKVRRAVQLFDVIQTLDSEKLISRVARCAREMGKALAVYIQVNLGRETQKYGVDPATVGQLVRLVDRSPPLVLQGLMAIPPYAADPEASRPYFRQLARLAREISRSRPEPVTGLSMGMSHDYRVAIEEGATLLRVGSKLFGKRPS
- a CDS encoding vitamin B12-dependent ribonucleotide reductase; this encodes MGKLAEAVSGSRIGLEHHFSRPDIHPFDDVEWETRSAEIKDWKTGKVSFRQDDLEFPKFWSQRATDIVSSKYFRGHLGTPGRERSVKQLIGRIVDTITGWGSKMDYFDSDADAKTFNHELSYLLLHQVAAFNSPVQFNVGIKEKPQCSACFINTVDDSMEHIMKLARTEATIFKGGSGSGVNLSKIRASTEPLAAGGFASGPVSFMRGYDSFAGAIKSGGATRRAAKMVILDAEHPDIEEYIWCKAKEEKKAQQLIELGYDDSIDGEAYRSVQFQNANNSVGVTDEFMKAVISDGEWRTRRVIDGKVDRVYKAADMMQWIAEATWQCGDPGLQFKTTLNEWHTSPNAGPINACNPCSEYVFLDNSACNLASLNLMKFLKPDGQFDTKSFRHAVSVLILAQEIIVDNSSYPTEEIEEISHDFRTLGLGYANLGAYLMAQGLSYDSDQARNTAAAITALMTGQAYLTSARIAERMGTFAGFESNRIPMMGVIHKHRSALTQIDSALVPMNLLHAGMEVWDKAIEKGTQSGFRNAQVTLLAPTGTIAFMMDCDTTGIEPDFSLVKIKKLVGGGTLKIVNHTIPRALRTLGYDEGEQKAILDYINRKDTVEGAPNLVRDHLPVFDCADTPANGVRSIHPMGHIKMCGAVQPFLSGAISKTVNLPNSATVEEIKDAYIQGWKHGMKSVSIYRDGCKLVQPLSTKDSSRQALAAQHRNMPKDHPALQHEFRIRGFKGFLTMGMYPEDEELGEIFVNFSKQGSTLQGMAMAWAIAISMGVQRGVPIEDYIRMFSHMSFEPAGFTDNPQIPFATSIPDYVVRYLASRFLDTEIQEELGIHQVRPNGSVQDGVQVSFSEYSRSAEPASPSGKLVEDVRADSPACLQCGNLMQRNGNCYVCTVCGTTSGCS